Part of the bacterium genome is shown below.
GTCGAAGGGCCGCTCGACGTGGCGGTTCAAGAACTTGATCAAGGACAGCGCCGAGTAGGGCCGCTTGGCCGGATCGGGGGCGCGAAGCCGGTCCACGATCTCCGCCAAGAACTTCGGCGTGGTCGGGCGGCCCTTGAGAATCTCCTGAAAGACGACGCCCAGCGAATAGAGGTCGGAGCGCGTGTCGTAGAGTCCCGCCCGGGCCTCCGGAGCCATGTAGGCGATGGTCCCCGCGGCCGGTTGCTGGCGGCCTGCCTTCAAGACGCCCGCGAGTCCGAAATCCAGGAGCTTGGGCGTTCCGACGGATGTGACCACGACATTTTCGGGTTTAATGTCCCGGTGAAGGATGCCGCGCGCGTGCAGGTAGTGCAGGCCGCGGCAGAGGGCGACGAAGAGGTCGAGGAGTTTCTCCGGGGTCATCGCTGCCGCGGCCCGGTCCAGGGTCTCGCCTTCGACGTATTCCATCGAAAAAAAGGGCCCCTCCGGCGCGCCGGCGATGCGGGCGTGTCCGTCGTCGTAATCGTAGAGGGCGATGAGCGAAGGATGCGACAGGCGCGAGAGGAGGGCGACCTCGTCCTTGAGGGCCTGTGCCATCTTGGGATCGGCCCCCTCCGGCAGGAACTTGAGGGCGACCTTCCGCCCTTCCTTCCGGTCCTCCGCCAGAAAGACCCGGCCCATGCCGCCTTCGCCCAGGGGGCGGATGATTTGATAGCGGGGTTTCAAGAGGCGTCCATTATAGCGCCAGCTACAATTTCTTCAAAATTGAATCTTCAAAGAATCAGTTAATCGCGACTTTGACTTTCGTCATTAATGATTAACGTCCTGATTTATCAATTAATTATGTGTGTACCTGGCAATGGCTGTCTTTTGGCACTGGCCTTGCACATCAGCAGTTTGGAAGGAGAGCGCCATGGGTTTCATAGAGGCCTTGGCGGATGTTTTTTCAGGGGGAGCCTATTCGGCGGCCAAGGCCGCTCAGGAGGCCCAGGAAGCCGCGGCCAAGGCCGCACACCAGGCCGAGCAGGAGGCCATTAAGTACGCCTCGGACAACAACAAGACGGTCGCGTTGGGACAGATCATGACCCAACGAATCGCCCTATTGCAGGCAGGCCTCGACAGCGAGATGCAGTTGGCCGCCCAGTTGGAGGTGGGGATCGAGAAACTGGACACGAAGCTTCAGGTCTCCCTCCTCGAATACCGCCAACAGATGACCGCCGAGGAGAACCGCCACGCCGAGACCATGGCCAAGGCCCGGAAGGGATTGTCGGACCTTCAAAACACCCACAGCCTGGGCGCGGACCTCCCGCCGCCTGAGTTTGACTTCTGAATTGATCATAGAAGGAGAACATTTATGTCTTGGATTCATGTTTCTGAGACCGCCGAGCGCTACATCGAACATATCGCCCGGAAGATGGAGAGCGGCGAGGTGTCGCGCGATCAGCTCCAGGCCTACCTC
Proteins encoded:
- a CDS encoding serine/threonine-protein kinase gives rise to the protein MKPRYQIIRPLGEGGMGRVFLAEDRKEGRKVALKFLPEGADPKMAQALKDEVALLSRLSHPSLIALYDYDDGHARIAGAPEGPFFSMEYVEGETLDRAAAAMTPEKLLDLFVALCRGLHYLHARGILHRDIKPENVVVTSVGTPKLLDFGLAGVLKAGRQQPAAGTIAYMAPEARAGLYDTRSDLYSLGVVFQEILKGRPTTPKFLAEIVDRLRAPDPAKRPYSALSLIKFLNRHVERPFDLRAEMETLAVLSKPAWIPRAEEKKINRLLDDWKKSGGTRVVAVTGPTGIGRSRFVDEIRWSLRLEGLSFETVTSETFDAWKGREAPEACVIHLADLHEWPAALLPLLQIEVHRAARRGRP